A single Mesomycoplasma bovoculi M165/69 DNA region contains:
- the msrB gene encoding peptide-methionine (R)-S-oxide reductase MsrB, producing the protein MPINKKKLDHLTELQYKVTQESHTEKPFENEYNDNYKDGIYVDIVDGTPLFLSTTKYNSGSGWPAFTAPINNDLVVEVPDFSYPGRVYTEVRSKNADSHLGHVFTDGPKEKGGLRYCINSASLRFIPKEDLEKEGFSEFLKYFE; encoded by the coding sequence ATGCCAATTAACAAGAAAAAACTAGATCATTTAACCGAATTGCAATACAAAGTAACTCAGGAAAGTCATACAGAAAAACCTTTCGAAAATGAATATAATGACAATTATAAAGATGGAATTTATGTTGATATTGTTGATGGAACACCTTTGTTTTTATCAACAACCAAATATAATTCTGGTTCTGGATGACCAGCATTTACCGCACCAATTAACAATGATTTAGTAGTAGAAGTTCCTGATTTTTCATATCCAGGCCGGGTATATACAGAAGTTAGGTCCAAAAATGCTGATTCACATTTGGGCCATGTGTTTACAGATGGGCCAAAAGAAAAAGGCGGATTGCGTTATTGTATAAATTCTGCCTCTTTGCGTTTTATACCTAAAGAGGATTTGGAAAAAGAAGGTTTTTCAGAATTTTTAAAGTACTTTGAGTAA
- the rpmB gene encoding 50S ribosomal protein L28, which yields MARRDALTNVGPMSGNNRPNSLKATKRKFNVNLQKVVIKNENGQKITLKVSAKTKKTLRKLGHI from the coding sequence ATGGCAAGAAGAGACGCTCTTACAAATGTTGGGCCAATGAGTGGGAATAATAGACCTAACTCTTTAAAGGCAACCAAACGTAAATTTAATGTTAACTTACAAAAAGTTGTTATTAAAAATGAAAATGGTCAAAAAATAACTTTAAAAGTTAGCGCTAAAACTAAAAAAACTTTACGTAAATTAGGACACATTTAA
- the plsY gene encoding glycerol-3-phosphate 1-O-acyltransferase PlsY: MIGSINFSIIFSSKIFKKDIRKLGSGNAGSTNVLRVYGKKWAILTLIIDALKSIVSILIAFIFYKYVPFFDQLVPIIAGIGAVLGHIFPVWHRFKGGKGAATLLGCFVAFNIVLTLIGFVVFIAIVFLWRYVSLGSILAPLIIILLAFIPWFTTGELGFLNNKKVDYFIHPLLMLFAHLFVIFSHKPNLVRLWNKTETKFGKSKK; this comes from the coding sequence TTGATAGGTTCTATTAACTTTTCTATTATTTTTTCAAGTAAAATTTTTAAAAAAGATATAAGAAAACTTGGTTCTGGCAATGCTGGTTCAACTAATGTTTTAAGAGTTTATGGTAAAAAATGAGCAATTCTAACATTAATAATTGATGCTTTAAAAAGTATTGTATCTATTTTAATTGCTTTCATTTTTTATAAGTATGTTCCTTTTTTTGATCAACTTGTGCCAATAATTGCAGGAATAGGGGCTGTTTTAGGCCATATTTTTCCAGTCTGGCATAGATTTAAAGGTGGAAAAGGGGCCGCAACTTTGCTGGGTTGTTTTGTGGCTTTTAACATAGTTTTAACTTTAATAGGGTTTGTTGTTTTTATTGCTATTGTTTTTCTTTGACGTTATGTTTCTTTAGGTTCAATTTTAGCTCCACTAATTATAATATTATTAGCTTTTATTCCTTGATTTACTACAGGAGAATTAGGATTTTTAAATAATAAAAAAGTGGATTACTTTATTCATCCACTTTTAATGTTATTTGCACATTTATTTGTTATTTTTTCACATAAACCAAATTTAGTGAGATTGTGAAACAAAACTGAAACTAAATTTGGTAAATCTAAAAAATAA
- a CDS encoding uracil-DNA glycosylase, whose protein sequence is MNNKLVTFSDFINLEKTKPYFLDLLAKVNELYKNGEVFPSKSDLFNSLKFCKFENLKVVILGQDPYHTPKMADGLAFSTQNKILPPSLKNIFKELDSCFSCKKSNGDLKEWAKQGVLLHNIVLTVEKGRPNSHSNLGWQDFTKNLLNFIVENKKNVVFLLLGKNAFEMCKNIDLSNQKVFALSHPSPYSAHISFLGSKIFIEINEFLKSQLIKPINWCL, encoded by the coding sequence ATGAATAATAAATTAGTAACTTTTTCAGATTTTATAAACCTAGAAAAGACAAAACCTTATTTTTTAGATTTATTGGCAAAAGTGAATGAATTATACAAAAATGGTGAAGTTTTCCCTTCTAAAAGTGATTTGTTTAATTCACTTAAATTTTGTAAATTTGAAAATTTAAAAGTTGTAATTTTAGGGCAAGATCCTTATCATACACCAAAAATGGCAGATGGTTTAGCTTTTTCAACTCAAAATAAAATTTTGCCACCATCACTTAAAAATATTTTTAAAGAATTAGATAGTTGTTTTTCTTGTAAAAAAAGTAATGGTGATTTAAAAGAATGAGCAAAGCAAGGAGTGCTTTTGCACAATATCGTTCTTACTGTAGAGAAAGGCAGACCTAATTCACATTCAAACTTAGGTTGGCAAGATTTTACAAAAAACTTGTTGAATTTTATAGTAGAAAATAAAAAAAATGTTGTTTTTTTATTGTTAGGAAAAAATGCTTTTGAAATGTGTAAAAACATAGATTTATCTAATCAAAAAGTTTTTGCATTGTCTCATCCATCACCATATAGTGCACATATAAGCTTTTTAGGATCAAAAATTTTTATAGAGATAAATGAGTTTTTAAAAAGTCAATTAATCAAACCAATCAATTGATGTTTATAG
- the recO gene encoding DNA repair protein RecO translates to MPEKIIKGIVISTQNYSDFDQIVKIATSTGIISFIALGTLRPTSKNRTSLNLGTLAEFEIFLARQDGKVSKLKKAHLVKELNLDQNFGIQVWQILSKLTLLPNYLPKLFAFLEQALLSLNNHNYQAIIVYLLIQWIRLQGFVTNFNKCYFCGTNQNLVNFDFQKGMQCLKHENNLVHKAIKKEALAIFYWSNFDLSIFLKEINFNYSFICFEIIYNFLIENTYMFN, encoded by the coding sequence ATGCCTGAAAAAATTATTAAAGGAATTGTAATTTCTACTCAAAATTATAGTGATTTTGATCAAATTGTAAAAATTGCAACTTCGACAGGAATTATTAGTTTTATAGCTTTGGGAACACTTAGGCCCACAAGTAAAAATCGAACTAGTTTAAATTTAGGTACTTTGGCTGAGTTTGAAATTTTTTTGGCAAGACAAGATGGAAAGGTTTCAAAACTTAAAAAAGCCCACTTAGTTAAAGAATTAAATTTAGACCAAAATTTTGGTATTCAAGTTTGACAAATATTGAGTAAATTAACACTTTTACCAAATTATTTACCTAAACTATTTGCTTTTTTAGAACAAGCTTTATTAAGTCTCAATAATCACAATTATCAAGCAATAATTGTTTATCTACTTATTCAGTGAATTAGACTTCAAGGTTTTGTAACCAATTTTAATAAATGTTACTTTTGTGGAACAAATCAAAATTTGGTAAATTTCGATTTTCAAAAGGGAATGCAGTGTTTAAAACATGAAAACAATTTAGTGCACAAAGCTATAAAAAAAGAAGCTCTTGCAATTTTTTACTGGTCAAATTTTGACTTATCAATCTTTTTAAAAGAAATTAATTTCAATTATTCTTTCATTTGTTTTGAAATTATTTACAATTTTTTAATTGAAAATACATATATGTTCAATTAA
- a CDS encoding leucine-rich repeat domain-containing protein — MKNSIKNTISRANALELLQDPTYFDKDILDLSMLEISKIDDFAFSALNLKIKKLILPKTLEKIGQSAFMLNKIKSVVLPFGLKEIGESAFENNLISKLEIPSTLKMIDNSSFAFNKISKIDLESWVDKLGYDVLESNPLDELIFRKKEILLDNFAFATNEPKKVHIWGDFDLSSNSKSIEFSTLTLDFYKNFDLFENSNSLEIEFGDLFRILNSFKWINLEQIVLHNNKYTNKSDIEQIDLTFFVSNYELNKAFNLKVQLEQEFEKELKII; from the coding sequence GTGAAAAATTCAATCAAAAATACTATTTCTAGAGCCAATGCTTTAGAACTTTTGCAAGACCCAACCTATTTTGATAAAGATATTTTGGACTTGTCAATGCTAGAAATTAGCAAAATTGATGATTTTGCTTTTTCAGCCTTGAATTTAAAAATCAAGAAATTAATTTTGCCAAAAACCTTAGAAAAAATTGGGCAATCCGCTTTTATGCTAAATAAAATAAAGAGTGTAGTTTTACCTTTTGGATTGAAAGAAATTGGTGAATCTGCTTTTGAAAATAATTTAATTTCAAAATTAGAAATACCTTCTACACTAAAAATGATAGATAATAGTTCATTTGCTTTTAATAAAATATCAAAAATAGACTTAGAATCTTGAGTGGACAAATTGGGTTATGATGTTTTAGAGTCTAATCCTTTAGATGAGTTGATTTTTCGAAAAAAAGAGATTTTGTTAGATAATTTTGCTTTTGCAACCAATGAACCCAAAAAAGTTCATATTTGAGGTGATTTTGATTTATCAAGTAACTCAAAATCAATTGAATTTTCAACATTAACTCTTGATTTTTATAAAAATTTTGATTTATTTGAAAATTCCAATTCATTAGAAATTGAATTTGGTGATTTATTTAGAATATTAAATTCATTTAAGTGAATTAATTTGGAACAAATTGTTTTACACAACAATAAATACACAAATAAATCAGATATTGAACAAATAGACTTAACATTTTTTGTTTCAAATTATGAATTGAATAAGGCTTTCAACTTAAAAGTGCAGTTAGAGCAAGAATTTGAAAAAGAACTAAAGATTATATAG
- the rplU gene encoding 50S ribosomal protein L21: MFAIIKTGGKQLIVKKDETIFIEKIEGEVGQEIEFSEVLFINGKVGKPFVENAKVVGTIEKQGKSKKIVVYRHNPKSTHKRKLGHRQPYTRVKITSLKG, from the coding sequence ATGTTTGCAATTATTAAAACTGGTGGAAAACAGTTAATAGTTAAAAAAGATGAAACTATTTTTATTGAAAAAATAGAAGGTGAAGTTGGACAAGAAATTGAATTTTCTGAAGTTCTATTCATTAATGGGAAAGTAGGAAAACCTTTTGTTGAAAATGCAAAAGTTGTTGGTACTATTGAGAAACAAGGAAAAAGTAAAAAAATTGTTGTTTATCGTCACAACCCTAAGTCCACTCACAAAAGAAAATTAGGTCATAGACAACCTTATACTAGAGTAAAAATTACAAGTTTGAAAGGATAA
- the rpmI gene encoding 50S ribosomal protein L35 has product MMKIKAKSKSALKKRIKVTASGKIKHKHAFRSHLAQNKSTKQKRHSRKSALMSSGDAKRLKDLILK; this is encoded by the coding sequence ATAATGAAAATCAAAGCTAAAAGCAAATCAGCTCTTAAAAAACGTATTAAAGTTACAGCAAGTGGGAAAATTAAGCACAAACATGCTTTTCGTTCTCACCTTGCTCAAAACAAATCAACTAAACAAAAACGTCACTCAAGAAAATCAGCACTAATGTCAAGTGGTGATGCAAAAAGATTAAAAGATTTAATTCTTAAATAA
- the rplT gene encoding 50S ribosomal protein L20, with product MRVKGGAVTRQRRKKWLKEAKGYWGHKSIGYKVAKQAVVKSWTYAFRDRKQVKREFRKLWISRINAAAREQGISYSQLMNGIKKAEIQINRKMLSELAIQQPQAFSEIVKLAQNAK from the coding sequence ATGAGAGTTAAAGGTGGAGCCGTTACTCGTCAACGTCGTAAAAAATGACTAAAAGAAGCTAAAGGATACTGAGGTCATAAGTCTATAGGTTACAAAGTTGCAAAACAAGCTGTTGTTAAATCATGAACTTATGCATTCCGTGACCGTAAACAAGTAAAACGTGAATTTCGTAAACTTTGAATTAGCCGTATTAATGCAGCAGCTCGTGAACAAGGGATCAGTTATTCACAACTAATGAATGGTATTAAAAAAGCTGAAATTCAAATTAATCGTAAAATGCTTTCTGAGCTTGCAATTCAACAACCTCAAGCATTTTCAGAAATTGTAAAACTTGCACAAAATGCAAAATAA
- the infC gene encoding translation initiation factor IF-3 → MNPKFFSRSKPTFDHQTNKNIRFPNVYVIDDNNEKIGNMPTSQAIELAKERGLDLVLVSIKEVEGRDGKVVNVPIAKILDYGKFRYDNKKKHKSEKEKQSFTVNREIRMSFSINLQDIKIKAKKAKEFLLDGDRVKVALRFRGREITKIEQGKQVLNQFFEEVKYIAKLSKEINQNGNFLNMHLERDKKKIPKITSSKQLKELLEIEKELQANNENQS, encoded by the coding sequence TTGAATCCAAAATTTTTTTCTCGATCTAAACCAACATTTGATCACCAAACCAACAAAAATATTCGTTTTCCAAATGTTTATGTAATTGATGATAACAATGAAAAAATTGGTAATATGCCAACTAGCCAAGCAATTGAATTAGCTAAAGAAAGAGGTTTAGATCTTGTCTTAGTTTCTATTAAAGAAGTAGAGGGACGCGATGGTAAAGTTGTAAATGTACCAATCGCAAAAATTCTTGATTATGGTAAGTTTCGTTATGATAATAAGAAAAAACACAAATCAGAAAAAGAAAAACAATCTTTTACTGTCAACCGTGAAATTCGAATGTCATTTAGTATAAACTTACAAGATATCAAAATTAAAGCTAAAAAAGCCAAAGAATTTCTTCTTGATGGAGACCGCGTAAAAGTGGCTTTGCGTTTTCGTGGTCGTGAGATTACCAAAATCGAACAAGGAAAACAAGTTCTAAATCAATTTTTTGAAGAAGTTAAGTATATTGCTAAATTGAGCAAAGAAATAAATCAAAATGGTAATTTTCTTAATATGCATTTAGAACGTGACAAGAAAAAAATTCCTAAAATCACTTCTTCTAAACAATTAAAAGAATTATTAGAAATCGAAAAGGAGTTACAAGCTAATAATGAAAATCAAAGCTAA
- a CDS encoding DUF2130 domain-containing protein, whose amino-acid sequence MKYLKIKLVDRSTLTYELEEDGQKGDRFSFNNELNLFIEEQKKQIVEQTRKTTIDDVLQNHSEVKQMREQIIFLTKKNEESNEKVAHSQRQISESANAHKMEIFQLKEKINTLETTKDNEIQKEIATQQSKLREEFENKNSELIQKFYQQKEALTNQIKEKEANLINQLNQEKLKFQEEMDEKIKHAAKIKLEEELELRTQVYVEKIKSLEEQNKSLQEDVDKFRERNVNSKLIGEGLEQWILENYNRIYPSIDTSSEEFSFTLVKDNTVVEGEDGATKADFIYTINNNKTGQENTIIVEAKSESKNKEGNQKNASFFRRLESNRKKKGAKYGILVTELEDKNYFTIEKVPGYEKLYMCRPYFFLSFLNILKTFIIKESKINEISWNFEESSKILEIFNKWKEDKIMKLAEKIKDKLEKIIENAEDINKLADKITKQADNIRSAIDEIISKHSKKLTDEIESFNITRKIIKPIEKIENNN is encoded by the coding sequence ATGAAATACCTAAAAATTAAATTAGTAGATAGATCTACTCTAACATATGAACTAGAAGAAGATGGCCAAAAAGGAGATAGATTTTCTTTTAATAATGAATTAAATCTGTTTATCGAAGAACAAAAAAAACAAATTGTAGAGCAAACAAGAAAAACTACAATTGATGATGTTTTACAAAATCACTCTGAAGTCAAACAAATGCGTGAGCAAATTATTTTTTTAACAAAGAAAAATGAAGAAAGTAATGAAAAAGTTGCTCATAGTCAAAGACAAATTAGCGAATCTGCTAATGCCCACAAGATGGAAATTTTTCAATTAAAAGAAAAAATTAACACCTTAGAAACTACTAAAGACAATGAAATTCAAAAAGAAATTGCAACACAACAATCAAAACTACGAGAAGAATTTGAAAACAAAAATTCTGAATTAATTCAAAAATTTTATCAACAAAAAGAAGCTCTTACCAATCAAATAAAAGAAAAAGAAGCAAATTTAATTAACCAACTAAACCAAGAAAAATTAAAATTTCAAGAAGAAATGGATGAAAAAATTAAACATGCAGCTAAAATTAAATTGGAAGAAGAACTTGAACTAAGAACTCAAGTGTATGTGGAAAAAATCAAATCATTAGAAGAGCAAAACAAATCATTGCAAGAAGATGTTGATAAATTTCGTGAAAGAAATGTGAATTCAAAATTAATTGGTGAAGGACTAGAGCAATGAATTTTAGAAAATTACAACAGAATTTATCCTAGCATTGATACAAGTAGTGAAGAATTTAGCTTTACTTTAGTAAAAGACAACACTGTGGTAGAAGGTGAAGATGGAGCCACAAAAGCTGATTTCATTTACACAATTAACAATAATAAAACAGGACAAGAGAATACAATTATAGTTGAAGCTAAAAGTGAATCAAAAAACAAAGAAGGAAATCAAAAAAATGCAAGTTTTTTCCGTAGATTAGAATCTAATCGTAAGAAAAAAGGTGCAAAATATGGAATTTTAGTTACTGAATTAGAAGATAAAAATTACTTTACAATTGAAAAAGTTCCTGGATATGAAAAATTGTATATGTGTAGACCTTATTTCTTTTTATCTTTTTTAAATATTTTAAAAACCTTCATAATTAAAGAATCTAAAATAAATGAAATTAGTTGAAACTTTGAGGAAAGCAGCAAAATTTTAGAGATTTTTAATAAATGAAAAGAAGATAAGATTATGAAACTGGCTGAAAAAATTAAAGATAAGCTAGAAAAAATTATTGAAAATGCAGAAGATATAAATAAATTAGCTGATAAAATAACCAAACAGGCCGATAATATTCGAAGTGCTATAGATGAAATAATAAGCAAACATAGTAAAAAATTAACTGATGAAATAGAATCATTTAACATAACTAGAAAAATTATTAAACCCATTGAAAAAATAGAAAACAATAATTAA
- the pyk gene encoding pyruvate kinase, producing MQDFISKRTKIIATVGPSTQDYEVLKKLILAGVTTIRANFSHGSYEEQQNKFENAKKASHELNIPISIMLDTKGPEIRVGKMLNGGQQISANQELIVLTSTNDYQNFEGTSSVITVSHQIDNDLKVGDQVLFDDGKLQSIVVEIFKNQVKVRTKNAHFLRSNKRLNMPGVVFSLPFLSEKDKKDVLFGIQQKVDYVAASFVNTPEDVLELRKLLDENGGKHIQIISKIESTLGLENIDKIIEYSDGIMVARGDLGLEVPFQEVPYQQKRIIRKCRFAGKTVVVATQMLDSMEKSAQPTRAEVSDVYWATELGADATMLSGESAQGQFPLESVQVMATINKRAEREFYNKLFYDKQLAVITENSVGHRAKIAHKLAHITQDREIKYTIVLSRTGELLKTIAKFRPNTAVIGVLNNPDLIGGFGITSSVFVSLNSLADFQAIKSDYKLAREVLKPFGVQPGDTFLVVENEKVTEFTY from the coding sequence ATGCAAGATTTCATTTCAAAAAGAACCAAAATTATTGCTACAGTGGGTCCTTCTACTCAAGATTATGAAGTTCTTAAAAAGTTAATTTTAGCTGGTGTAACCACAATTAGAGCTAATTTTTCTCATGGTTCATATGAAGAACAGCAAAATAAATTTGAAAATGCTAAAAAAGCTTCACACGAATTAAACATTCCTATTTCAATTATGCTTGATACTAAAGGACCAGAAATTCGTGTTGGAAAAATGTTAAATGGTGGACAACAAATATCTGCCAATCAAGAATTGATTGTTTTAACAAGTACAAATGATTATCAAAATTTTGAAGGAACTAGCTCAGTTATCACAGTTTCTCACCAAATTGATAATGACTTAAAAGTTGGTGATCAAGTACTTTTTGATGATGGAAAGTTACAATCTATTGTGGTTGAAATTTTTAAAAACCAAGTTAAAGTAAGAACTAAAAATGCTCACTTTTTAAGATCTAATAAACGTCTAAATATGCCAGGAGTGGTTTTCTCGCTACCTTTTTTATCTGAAAAAGATAAAAAAGATGTGTTATTTGGAATACAACAAAAAGTTGATTATGTAGCTGCTTCTTTTGTTAATACACCAGAAGATGTTTTAGAATTACGTAAATTATTAGATGAAAATGGTGGAAAACACATTCAAATTATTTCTAAAATTGAATCCACATTAGGACTTGAAAACATTGATAAAATTATTGAGTACTCTGATGGGATTATGGTTGCTCGAGGAGATTTAGGACTCGAAGTTCCTTTTCAAGAAGTTCCTTATCAACAAAAAAGAATTATTCGTAAATGTCGTTTTGCAGGGAAAACTGTTGTTGTAGCAACACAAATGCTTGATTCAATGGAAAAATCAGCCCAACCTACACGAGCAGAAGTTTCTGATGTTTATTGAGCAACTGAACTTGGAGCTGATGCAACAATGCTTTCTGGTGAATCAGCTCAAGGTCAATTTCCCCTTGAATCTGTTCAAGTTATGGCAACTATTAATAAAAGAGCAGAACGTGAGTTTTATAACAAATTATTTTATGATAAACAATTGGCCGTAATTACTGAAAATTCAGTTGGTCATCGTGCTAAAATAGCTCATAAACTTGCACATATTACACAAGACCGTGAAATTAAATATACTATTGTGCTTTCAAGAACAGGTGAATTACTAAAAACTATTGCTAAGTTTCGCCCAAACACTGCCGTTATTGGTGTGCTTAACAATCCTGATTTAATTGGCGGATTTGGAATTACATCTTCAGTGTTTGTTTCACTAAATTCACTAGCAGATTTTCAAGCAATTAAAAGCGATTACAAACTTGCTAGAGAAGTTTTAAAACCTTTTGGAGTTCAACCAGGAGATACATTCCTAGTTGTTGAAAATGAAAAAGTAACAGAATTTACTTATTAA
- the gmk gene encoding guanylate kinase encodes MNKLIILVGPSGVGKGTIESVLFKNQKIKMKLSISATTRAKRENEVHGINYYFISKQEFETKIKNSDFLEWSSHFDNYYGTLKSQISQIQDDGYLPLLEIDTIGALQIIENYKNENRSEELITIFIEPPSLEELEKRMINRLTETKEQVLKRLAKARQEIQQKNLFKYNVVNDNIHDCVAKIEKILLDEQQRHS; translated from the coding sequence GTGAATAAATTAATTATTTTAGTTGGACCTTCCGGGGTTGGTAAAGGAACTATTGAATCTGTTTTATTTAAAAATCAAAAAATCAAAATGAAACTTTCTATTTCAGCAACAACACGTGCTAAACGAGAAAATGAAGTGCATGGGATAAATTACTACTTCATTTCTAAACAAGAATTTGAAACCAAAATTAAAAATTCTGATTTTTTAGAGTGAAGTTCTCACTTTGACAATTACTATGGAACTTTAAAATCTCAGATTTCACAAATTCAAGATGATGGTTACTTGCCTTTGTTAGAAATTGATACAATTGGAGCTCTTCAAATTATTGAAAACTACAAGAATGAAAATCGTAGCGAAGAACTTATCACTATTTTTATCGAACCACCATCATTAGAAGAACTTGAAAAAAGAATGATAAATCGATTAACAGAAACAAAAGAACAAGTTTTAAAAAGATTAGCAAAAGCTAGGCAAGAAATTCAACAAAAAAATTTATTCAAATATAATGTTGTTAATGATAATATTCATGATTGTGTTGCTAAAATTGAAAAAATTTTGCTCGATGAGCAACAAAGGCATTCTTAG
- a CDS encoding M42 family metallopeptidase produces the protein MNTYNENLFKKLKEYTEIDGMSRFEDDVVAKLKESTHNLPVDYERDGLGSLIIQTKQNKDKKIKILVAAHMDEIGLMVLDVTEKGFIKVKSVGGIWGNVLIGAKVQLITSTDKEFFGVVGHTSVHILESHKIKEALKVSDLFVDFGFSSKKEAEEAGVQPGDRIYLKNETFLFNNKDFVAGKAIDNRSGVVVIDELAHRLANKDLPNNPILVGTVQEEVGSRGAKMVAKKYDATIAFAIDTGASHDTEGAIPGIQKLGAGVAISVADAGTMMDPKIVKILEKIAKKYSIPFYKYVSQGGGTDADELQFSAYGTPTVSISIPQRYLHSTYGVVSLKDIEAAINLIEKFILEFDNEQLSKVVYK, from the coding sequence ATGAATACTTACAATGAAAATTTATTTAAAAAACTTAAAGAATATACAGAAATTGATGGGATGTCACGTTTTGAAGATGATGTGGTTGCTAAGTTAAAAGAAAGCACCCATAATCTACCTGTTGATTATGAACGTGATGGTTTAGGTTCATTAATTATTCAAACTAAACAAAATAAAGATAAAAAAATAAAAATCCTTGTTGCAGCTCATATGGATGAAATTGGATTAATGGTTTTGGATGTCACTGAAAAAGGATTTATTAAAGTTAAATCTGTTGGTGGAATATGGGGGAATGTTTTAATTGGTGCAAAAGTGCAATTAATTACATCAACTGATAAAGAATTTTTTGGTGTTGTAGGTCACACATCTGTTCACATTTTAGAATCACATAAAATTAAAGAAGCTTTAAAAGTAAGTGATTTGTTTGTAGATTTTGGCTTTTCATCTAAAAAAGAAGCAGAAGAAGCCGGGGTTCAACCAGGTGATAGAATTTATTTAAAAAATGAGACATTCTTATTTAATAACAAGGATTTTGTTGCAGGAAAAGCAATAGACAACCGCTCAGGAGTGGTTGTCATTGATGAGTTAGCACACCGTCTTGCAAACAAAGATTTACCTAACAACCCAATTCTAGTTGGAACTGTTCAAGAAGAAGTAGGTAGTCGTGGTGCGAAGATGGTTGCTAAAAAATATGATGCAACTATTGCTTTTGCTATAGATACTGGAGCCTCACATGATACAGAAGGTGCAATACCAGGAATTCAAAAATTAGGTGCAGGTGTTGCTATCAGTGTGGCTGATGCAGGAACTATGATGGACCCTAAAATTGTTAAAATTTTGGAAAAAATAGCTAAAAAATATTCAATTCCTTTTTACAAATATGTTTCACAAGGTGGTGGAACAGATGCTGATGAACTACAATTTTCTGCATATGGAACTCCAACTGTAAGCATTTCAATTCCTCAAAGATACCTTCACTCAACTTATGGGGTAGTGAGTCTAAAAGATATTGAAGCAGCAATTAATTTAATTGAAAAATTTATTTTAGAATTTGATAATGAGCAATTATCTAAAGTTGTTTATAAGTAA
- the rpmA gene encoding 50S ribosomal protein L27: MAKTKAGGSTKNGRDSKGRRLGIKLSDGQFATTGSIIFRQRGTKIFPGKNVARGNDDSLFALIDGFVKFETIRKRKYASVYTERV, from the coding sequence ATGGCAAAGACTAAAGCAGGTGGTTCTACCAAGAACGGCCGTGATTCCAAAGGGAGACGGCTAGGCATCAAATTAAGTGATGGTCAATTTGCAACAACAGGTTCAATTATCTTTAGACAAAGAGGAACTAAAATTTTTCCTGGTAAAAATGTTGCAAGAGGTAATGACGACTCACTATTTGCTTTGATTGATGGTTTTGTAAAATTTGAAACCATTAGAAAGCGTAAATATGCTTCTGTTTACACTGAAAGAGTGTAA
- the rsmD gene encoding 16S rRNA (guanine(966)-N(2))-methyltransferase RsmD, whose translation MIRIISGKYRRAQIKNPDFEIVRPMSDRIREAIFASLQFFLVGKKVLDLFAGTGAIGIEAVSRGASQVLASELNKSVFNNIVEVVEKYKIEDYQVFNRSAVDLLFFVKGQKFDIIFLDPPHKNEQITKECFAHISKLELLSNDGFLIYKTNLGSKLIPLEEGGFKIAKLKKYGPNTVFFLQNNNGVISE comes from the coding sequence ATGATTCGAATTATTTCTGGAAAATATCGACGAGCTCAAATTAAAAATCCTGATTTTGAAATTGTTCGCCCAATGTCAGATCGCATTAGAGAGGCTATTTTTGCTAGCCTACAATTTTTTTTAGTGGGAAAAAAAGTTTTAGACTTGTTTGCAGGAACAGGTGCGATAGGAATTGAAGCAGTTTCGAGAGGTGCTTCACAGGTTTTGGCTTCAGAATTGAACAAATCTGTTTTCAACAACATTGTTGAAGTTGTTGAAAAATATAAAATTGAAGATTATCAGGTTTTTAATAGAAGTGCAGTTGATCTTCTTTTTTTTGTAAAGGGTCAAAAATTTGATATTATTTTTTTAGATCCACCACACAAAAATGAGCAAATAACTAAAGAGTGTTTTGCTCACATTAGTAAACTAGAATTGCTAAGCAATGATGGTTTTTTAATCTACAAAACTAATTTAGGTTCAAAATTAATTCCATTAGAAGAAGGTGGTTTTAAAATTGCAAAACTCAAGAAATATGGGCCTAATACTGTCTTTTTTTTACAAAACAATAATGGTGTTATAAGTGAATAA